In bacterium, a single window of DNA contains:
- a CDS encoding 3-deoxy-D-manno-octulosonic acid transferase (catalyzes the transfer of 2-keto-3-deoxy-D-manno-octulosonic acid to lipid A) has protein sequence MSDDTAPVSPSALPAPPSPLAARAAYWAYDVVGGLAAVLAVPAWPWLRRRGLAEGIEERLGRVPAAAAALPAPPIWVHCASVGEALSAAPLVARLRERCPQRPLVVSTTTTTGRAVARDELRADVATLLPMDALRVVDRVFRRVRPRALLVVETELWPGLFRAAARVGAPIAIVSGRLSARTVERGRWAGPLLPAALARVAAFGMQTLADAERIVALGAPSDRVHVTGSLKAARVPPSAGPPPLGGLAERRLVIAASTQPGEEEFVLQAFAPLRRVYRDALLLVAPRRPERFDEAAALLDAARLRWVRRSAVAAVGPEVEAVLLDSLGELTRFFPAAWAVFVGGTVAPLGGHNVLEPAAHGRAVAFGPHTENVAAAAEALSAAGAAEAVRSPGELARYWDGLLARREAAEAAGERARAVALARAESLQRTWELLAPLLGAT, from the coding sequence GTGAGCGACGACACCGCCCCCGTCTCGCCGTCGGCGCTGCCGGCGCCGCCGTCGCCGCTTGCCGCCCGCGCCGCCTACTGGGCCTACGACGTGGTGGGCGGACTGGCCGCGGTGCTGGCGGTGCCGGCGTGGCCGTGGCTGCGCCGGCGTGGTCTGGCGGAGGGCATCGAGGAGCGGCTGGGCCGCGTGCCGGCGGCCGCGGCGGCGTTGCCGGCGCCGCCCATCTGGGTGCACTGCGCCTCGGTCGGCGAGGCGCTGTCGGCGGCGCCGCTGGTGGCGCGGCTGCGCGAGCGCTGTCCGCAGCGGCCGCTGGTGGTGTCGACGACGACCACCACGGGGCGCGCCGTGGCGCGCGACGAGCTGCGGGCCGACGTCGCGACGCTGCTGCCGATGGACGCGCTGCGCGTCGTCGATCGCGTCTTCCGCCGCGTCCGGCCGCGCGCCCTGCTGGTGGTGGAGACGGAGCTCTGGCCCGGGCTGTTCCGCGCCGCGGCGCGGGTCGGGGCGCCGATCGCCATCGTCAGCGGCCGGCTCTCGGCGCGCACCGTCGAGCGGGGCCGCTGGGCCGGGCCGCTGCTGCCGGCGGCGCTGGCGCGGGTGGCCGCGTTCGGCATGCAGACCCTGGCCGATGCCGAGCGCATCGTCGCCCTCGGCGCGCCGTCCGACCGCGTGCACGTCACCGGCTCGCTGAAGGCGGCGCGCGTGCCGCCGAGCGCCGGCCCGCCGCCGCTCGGCGGCCTCGCCGAGCGCCGCCTGGTGATCGCCGCCAGCACCCAGCCCGGCGAGGAGGAGTTCGTGTTGCAGGCCTTCGCGCCGCTGCGCCGCGTCTATCGCGACGCGCTGCTGCTCGTCGCGCCGCGCCGGCCCGAGCGCTTCGACGAGGCGGCGGCGCTGCTCGACGCGGCGCGCCTGCGCTGGGTGCGGCGCAGCGCCGTCGCGGCGGTCGGTCCGGAGGTCGAGGCGGTGCTGCTCGACAGCCTCGGCGAGCTGACGCGCTTCTTCCCGGCGGCCTGGGCGGTGTTCGTCGGTGGCACGGTGGCGCCGCTCGGCGGGCACAACGTCCTCGAGCCGGCGGCGCACGGCCGCGCCGTCGCCTTCGGACCGCACACCGAGAACGTCGCCGCCGCGGCCGAGGCGCTGTCGGCGGCGGGCGCCGCCGAGGCCGTGCGCTCGCCGGGCGAGCTGGCGCGCTACTGGGACGGGCTGCTGGCGCGCCGCGAGGCGGCCGAGGCGGCCGGCGAACGGGCGCGGGCGGTGGCGCTGGCGCGCGCCGAGTCGCTGCAGCGGACGTGGGAGCTGCTGGCGCCGCTGCTGGGGGCGACGTGA
- a CDS encoding lysophospholipid acyltransferase family protein, with amino-acid sequence MADRRRRTLRRRVLSALAALAPRLLRPLLRGLQASLRIEYVGDAALRARWRGGERVVLAFWHNRLLMLPVVAAGQPTCILVSQHRDGDLGTGLLESWGVRTVRGSATRGAVGGFLRLVGAYRAGDNLAVIPDGPRGPRYVAKPGVIHLARVVQAPIFPVAYAATRARHLRSWDRLVIPLPLTRVVIAVGTPLAVPAEASAAEMEALREELERRLRELTAGVEAMVGMPAIAPDPAPGECPATEPRRP; translated from the coding sequence ATGGCTGACCGAAGGCGGCGTACCCTCCGCCGCCGGGTGCTGTCGGCGCTGGCGGCCCTGGCGCCGCGGCTGCTGCGGCCGCTGCTGCGCGGGCTGCAGGCCAGCCTGCGCATCGAGTACGTCGGCGACGCGGCGCTGCGGGCCCGCTGGCGCGGCGGCGAGCGCGTCGTGCTCGCCTTCTGGCACAACCGGCTGCTCATGCTGCCGGTCGTCGCCGCCGGCCAGCCGACGTGCATCCTGGTCAGCCAGCACCGCGACGGCGACCTCGGCACCGGCCTGCTCGAGTCCTGGGGGGTGCGCACGGTGCGCGGCTCGGCGACCCGCGGCGCGGTCGGCGGCTTCCTCCGCCTGGTCGGCGCCTACCGCGCCGGCGACAATCTCGCCGTCATCCCGGACGGCCCGCGCGGCCCGCGCTACGTGGCGAAGCCGGGGGTCATCCACCTCGCCAGGGTGGTGCAGGCCCCGATCTTTCCCGTCGCCTACGCCGCGACGCGCGCCCGCCACCTGCGCAGTTGGGATCGCCTGGTGATTCCGCTGCCGTTGACGCGCGTGGTCATCGCCGTCGGCACGCCCCTCGCCGTGCCCGCCGAGGCGTCGGCCGCCGAGATGGAGGCGCTGCGCGAGGAGCTGGAGCGCCGGCTGCGCGAGCTGACCGCCGGCGTCGAGGCGATGGTCGGCATGCCGGCGATCGCACCCGATCCCGCGCCGGGCGAGTGCCCGGCGACGGAGCCACGACGACCGTGA